TCTATCGACGCAAGGGTTACAGCTACGGGGTAATCAGCCTGAGCTAATAAAAGCCCCAGCAACTACAATTGCACCCGAAACCTAAGGGAGATCATTTTGGTGTCAATCATTGACAAACTGCTGCGCGCGGGTGAGGGAAAGCTACTTCGTAGGCTCCAGTCAATTGCGCAGGAGGTCAACGCTCTCGAGCAGAACTTTGTCGGTCTAACTGATGAAGAGCTACGTGATGAGACCAGACAGTTCCGTGAGCGCTACGCAGCCGGTGAGACTCTGGATGACCTACTCCCTGAGGCCTTTGCCGCAGTTCGCGAGGCTGCCAAGCGCACGATTGGTCTTAGACACTTTGATGTTCAGCTCATGGGTGGTGCCGCCCTGCACCTAGGCAACATCGCTGAGATGAAAACCGGTGAAGGTAAGACGCTGGTCGCAACCACCGCTGCTTACCTGAACGCAATTCCTGCCAGGGGCGTTCACGTTGTAACCACGAATGACTTTCTTGCCGGTTACCAGTCTGAGTTGATGGGCCGTGTGTTCCGCGCCTTGGGTATGACCACTGGTTGCCTGGTTTCAGGTCAGGAGCCTTCGGTTCGCAGAGCGCAGTATGAGTGCGACATTACCTATGGAACCAATAATGAGTTTGGTTTTGATTACCTGCGCGACAACATGGCGCTGAATAAGTCAGACCTCGTGCAGCGCGGTCACTTCTTCGCCATCGTCGACGAGGTTGACTCCATCTTGATCGATGAGGCAAGGACCCCACTGATCATTTCTGGTCCTGCCTCTCCAGAGGTAAACCGCTGGTTCGGTGTCTTCTCGAAGCTGGTTCAGACGCTTGAGGCTGAGGTTGACTACGAGGTTGACGAGAAAAAGCGCACGATCGGTGTGCTGGAGTCCGGTATCGACAAGGTTGAAGATTACCTGGGCATCGACAATCTCTATGAGTCAGCCAACACCCCGCTGATCTCTTTCCTCAACAACGCGATTCGCGCCAAGGAGCTGTTCCGCAAGGACCGCGACTACGTTGTGGTGAACGGCGAGGTTCAGATCGTTGATGAGCACACTGGCCGCATCCTGCCAGGTCGTCGTTACAACGAGGGCATGCACCAGGCGATTGAGGCCAAGGAGGGCGTGGCCATCAAGGCCGAGAACCAGACCCTTGCCACCATCACTCTGCAGAACTATTTCAGGATGTACCAAAAGCTCTCCGGTATGACTGGTACTGCCGAGACCGAGGCCGCAGAATTCATGTCAACCTACAAGTTGGGTGTGGTTCCAATCCCGACAAACAAGCCGATGATTCGTCTTGACCAGCAGGACCTGATCTTCAAAAACGAAGAGGTCAAGTTCCGCATGGTGGTTGAGGACATCGCCACTCGCCACCAGACCGGTCAGCCGATTCTGGTTGGTACCACCTCGGTTGAAAAGAGCGAGTATCTCTCGAAGCTGCTAGCCAAGCGTGGTGTCAAGCACGAGGTTCTAAATGCAAAGAACAACGCTCGAGAGGCAGCCATTGTTGCCCAAGCGGGTAGATTCGGAGCGGTAACCGTAGCCACCAACATGGCCGGTCGCGGTACCGACATCATGCTCGGTGGTAACGCCGAGTTCTTGGCTGTTGCCGAGATGCACAAGCTTGGTCTTGACCCTGTTGAGCAGGCCGAGGACTACGAAAAAGCTTGGGACGAGATCTTCGAAAAGATCAAAGCTCAGGTCGCTACCGAGGCTGAGAAGGTGCTGGCCGTAGGTGGACTCTACGTACTGGGCACCGAGCGTCACGAGTCCCGCCGCATCGACAACCAGCTTCGCGGTCGTTCCGGTCGCCAGGGTGACCCGGGTGAATCCAGGTTCTATCTCTCACTCACCGACGACTTGATGCGATTGTTCAATTCAGGTGCGGCTGCGGCTTTGATGAACCGCTCATCGGTGCCGGATGAATCCGTGATTGAGTCAAAGGTAGTATCTCGGGCCATTGCCTCAGCGCAGTCCCAGGTCGAGGCTAGAAACGCTGAGATTCGCAAGAACATCCTCAAGTACGACGATGTGATGAACCGCCAGCGCGAGGCAATTTACTCAGACCGCCGTCATATCCTCGAGGGCGACGACATCTCTGGCACTTTCCAGCAGTTCTTGGAGCAGGTTGTCACCGAGGTGGTTCGCAATGAAGTGACCGACACTTCGGTTCACGATTGGGATCTGCCAGGCCTATGGAATACGTTGTCTCAGATTTACCCGGTTGGTCTTGAGGTTGATGAGGTTCTTGAAGAGGCTCGTTCGATCTCCAAGGTTTCAGTCTCATGGCTTATCGAGGAGCTGCTCTCCGATGCTCGACTTGCCTATCAGAAGCGAACCGAGGACGTTGGTGAGCAGGTCATGCGTGAACTCGAGCGCCGCGTGATGCTTTCGGTAATTGACCGTAAATGGCGCGATCACCTCTATGAGATGGATTACCTCAAGGAGGGAATCGGTCTGCGTGCAATGGCTCAGCGAGATCCGCTCGTGGAATACCAGCGCGAGGGTTACAACATGTTCTCGGACATGATGGCCGGCATCCGCGAAGAGGCAGTGCAGTTCCTGTTCAACGTCGAAATCAAGCAGACGGTGACCGAGGTTCAGCCACAGCCAATCCCGCAGGGTCTGACCTACACTGCGCCAAGCGAACCAGGAACTCCGGCAAAGTCCGAACCTGCCAAGCCGCAGCAAAATAAGGATGGCTCTGGAAGTAGCTTCTTCCGCGGCTAAATCAGGCTGATGTCGGTGATCCGATACCTGGTGTGAACCAGCTCGGCCCTAATCGAAACTGCCTTAGTTACCCCGCTAATACGAAGGATCACCACGCCTTGAAAGGCGTGGTGATCCGTGAGAAAGGTCTGGGTTGTCTTCAGACAGACCTCGGGCCTGGATCGCAGTCCGGTTAGAGCGCGTTGTCTGGCTTCCCGTTGTGCTCGTTGGCAGACGTCGTAGTAGGTCCTGTCAGAGAGCCACCTTGCCAGCTGCTCAGGCCTTCTCACCCCCGCTAAAACTTCAATGTAAGCAGCAGAGATCTCGGCAAAGAACGGTGCTGGGTCAACTTTCTTGGTAGCGACTTGGTCTGACATAAGGCCCCCTTTTTCATAAGTCGTGGCAGTAGTTTGGCCTTATCAAATGAAACTGAAAAGGGTCAAGCCCAGGTTGTGGAAAACTCCGAAGCCTGCGAGAAAAGGCCAAATTTGATCCTGTGGAAAACCCTCCGCACAGTTTCTCGATTCTTGCCAATCTGTTGGCATGGCGATTCGAATGGGAAGAAAAATCCCCAATTGGTTGATACTGGCTGGAGCCGGAGTTGTGGTCTGTGTTGGACTTGTGGTCAGCGTCTTGGCAAAACCCTTGCCGGAATACTTAGTTGCCGCGGCCGACATCAAACCGGGTAGCGTGCTGAGCGAGCAGGACTTTGTTT
The genomic region above belongs to Aquiluna sp. KACHI24 and contains:
- the secA gene encoding preprotein translocase subunit SecA, with protein sequence MVSIIDKLLRAGEGKLLRRLQSIAQEVNALEQNFVGLTDEELRDETRQFRERYAAGETLDDLLPEAFAAVREAAKRTIGLRHFDVQLMGGAALHLGNIAEMKTGEGKTLVATTAAYLNAIPARGVHVVTTNDFLAGYQSELMGRVFRALGMTTGCLVSGQEPSVRRAQYECDITYGTNNEFGFDYLRDNMALNKSDLVQRGHFFAIVDEVDSILIDEARTPLIISGPASPEVNRWFGVFSKLVQTLEAEVDYEVDEKKRTIGVLESGIDKVEDYLGIDNLYESANTPLISFLNNAIRAKELFRKDRDYVVVNGEVQIVDEHTGRILPGRRYNEGMHQAIEAKEGVAIKAENQTLATITLQNYFRMYQKLSGMTGTAETEAAEFMSTYKLGVVPIPTNKPMIRLDQQDLIFKNEEVKFRMVVEDIATRHQTGQPILVGTTSVEKSEYLSKLLAKRGVKHEVLNAKNNAREAAIVAQAGRFGAVTVATNMAGRGTDIMLGGNAEFLAVAEMHKLGLDPVEQAEDYEKAWDEIFEKIKAQVATEAEKVLAVGGLYVLGTERHESRRIDNQLRGRSGRQGDPGESRFYLSLTDDLMRLFNSGAAAALMNRSSVPDESVIESKVVSRAIASAQSQVEARNAEIRKNILKYDDVMNRQREAIYSDRRHILEGDDISGTFQQFLEQVVTEVVRNEVTDTSVHDWDLPGLWNTLSQIYPVGLEVDEVLEEARSISKVSVSWLIEELLSDARLAYQKRTEDVGEQVMRELERRVMLSVIDRKWRDHLYEMDYLKEGIGLRAMAQRDPLVEYQREGYNMFSDMMAGIREEAVQFLFNVEIKQTVTEVQPQPIPQGLTYTAPSEPGTPAKSEPAKPQQNKDGSGSSFFRG
- a CDS encoding Rv3235 family protein; the encoded protein is MSDQVATKKVDPAPFFAEISAAYIEVLAGVRRPEQLARWLSDRTYYDVCQRAQREARQRALTGLRSRPEVCLKTTQTFLTDHHAFQGVVILRISGVTKAVSIRAELVHTRYRITDISLI